In candidate division WOR-3 bacterium, a single genomic region encodes these proteins:
- a CDS encoding thiamine pyrophosphate-dependent enzyme: MMATLKELVQQGEKFLGGHRACAGCGATIVARQVLLAAQYPVVVGAATGCLEVISTIFPYSAWNVPYIHNAFENVAATMSGVEAAYKALKKKGKIDKDLRFIAFGGDGGTYDIGLQSLSGMIERRHKVLYVCYNNEAYMNTGIQRSSATPYGAHTTTSPAGTVIPGKLQPRKNLTEIIIAHEPAYAAQATIGYWNDLATKVRKALDVDGPSFINVFSPCRLGWAYPPEKTVAITRLAVETCVWPLYEYENGKYRITVKPKEKKPVEEFLKIQGRFTHLFKLKDQTPIKEFQAEVDRIWERLQKRTAE; this comes from the coding sequence ATAATGGCGACATTAAAAGAACTTGTTCAACAGGGAGAGAAATTTCTCGGTGGCCACCGCGCCTGTGCGGGTTGTGGGGCAACGATTGTTGCAAGACAGGTATTGCTTGCGGCTCAATATCCGGTAGTCGTTGGTGCCGCGACCGGCTGTCTTGAGGTTATTTCTACAATCTTTCCTTATTCTGCCTGGAATGTGCCGTATATTCATAATGCCTTTGAAAATGTAGCAGCAACAATGTCCGGTGTTGAAGCGGCATATAAGGCATTAAAAAAGAAAGGCAAAATAGATAAGGATTTAAGATTCATTGCCTTTGGGGGTGATGGTGGAACTTACGACATCGGGCTACAATCGCTATCCGGGATGATTGAGAGAAGACACAAGGTTTTATATGTATGCTACAACAATGAAGCCTATATGAATACCGGAATCCAGCGTTCATCGGCAACCCCTTATGGTGCACATACTACAACATCCCCTGCAGGAACGGTAATCCCTGGTAAATTACAACCGCGTAAGAATCTGACCGAAATTATTATTGCCCATGAACCAGCCTATGCTGCCCAGGCAACGATTGGTTACTGGAATGACCTGGCGACAAAAGTTCGAAAGGCACTCGATGTGGATGGTCCTTCGTTTATCAATGTATTTTCACCCTGCAGGCTAGGTTGGGCTTATCCCCCGGAAAAGACAGTAGCAATCACGAGACTTGCTGTAGAGACCTGTGTCTGGCCTTTGTATGAATACGAAAATGGAAAATATAGAATCACAGTAAAACCGAAAGAGAAAAAACCGGTTGAAGAATTCTTAAAAATTCAGGGTAGATTCACCCATCTATTCAAACTAAAAGACCAAACACCAATAAAAGAATTTCAGGCAGAAGTAGATAGAATCTGGGAAAGACTACAAAAGCGAACAGCGGAATAA
- the porA gene encoding pyruvate ferredoxin oxidoreductase, translated as MIVARTGNEAMAEAMRQINPDVVAAYPITPATEVVQLFASFVADGQVTTEFVPAESEHSALSACVGASAAGARVMTSTSSQGLALMHEILFIAAGLRLPIVICLVNRALSSPINIHCDHSDSLASRDSGWLQIFTENTQEAYDTTIMAVKMAEEIMLPAMVTTDGFIISHGMERIELIDDEKVPKWLGERKVVNNLLDVDNPITLGMLDLQDYYFEHKRQEIEAMNNCLPIIEKVQKEFGDTFGRYYPIVDEYKMEDAEVAILAMGSTGGTGKVAVDRMREKGKKVGLIRCRIYRPFPKEAMLNAIMKVKVLGVMDRADTLSTLGGHLYNDCRSILYESAKKPLMKNYIYGLGGRDISIEEIEEVFEQLLKIKDTGRIDKDIVYYGVRGE; from the coding sequence ATGATTGTTGCAAGGACTGGCAATGAGGCAATGGCAGAGGCAATGCGACAGATAAATCCGGATGTTGTCGCTGCGTATCCAATCACACCCGCAACCGAGGTTGTTCAATTATTTGCTTCATTTGTTGCTGATGGTCAGGTCACAACCGAGTTCGTTCCAGCAGAAAGCGAACACTCGGCACTGAGCGCCTGTGTAGGTGCCTCGGCTGCGGGTGCACGGGTGATGACCTCAACTTCTTCCCAGGGACTTGCCTTGATGCATGAGATTTTGTTCATTGCAGCAGGCTTGAGATTACCCATAGTAATCTGTCTTGTTAATCGTGCTTTATCAAGTCCAATAAATATCCATTGTGATCATTCCGATTCACTCGCCTCACGGGATTCTGGATGGCTCCAGATATTTACCGAAAATACACAGGAGGCGTATGATACTACAATAATGGCAGTAAAAATGGCAGAAGAGATTATGCTTCCAGCAATGGTTACAACCGATGGTTTTATCATCAGCCATGGTATGGAAAGGATAGAATTGATTGATGATGAAAAGGTACCAAAATGGCTTGGTGAAAGGAAGGTTGTAAACAATCTTTTAGATGTAGACAATCCTATAACCCTGGGTATGCTCGACCTTCAGGATTACTATTTTGAACATAAACGTCAGGAAATAGAGGCAATGAATAATTGCCTGCCAATAATTGAAAAAGTCCAGAAAGAATTTGGTGATACATTCGGTAGATATTATCCGATCGTTGATGAATATAAAATGGAAGATGCGGAGGTTGCAATTCTTGCGATGGGCTCTACTGGTGGAACAGGTAAGGTTGCGGTGGATAGAATGCGCGAGAAGGGTAAGAAGGTTGGTTTGATTCGTTGTCGGATTTACAGGCCATTCCCCAAAGAAGCAATGTTGAATGCTATTATGAAGGTCAAAGTGCTTGGCGTAATGGACCGTGCTGATACACTTTCTACATTGGGTGGTCATCTATATAATGATTGCCGGTCAATCCTTTATGAATCAGCTAAAAAACCGTTGATGAAAAATTATATCTATGGACTTGGTGGTAGAGATATCAGCATTGAAGAGATTGAGGAAGTTTTTGAACAATTGTTGAAGATTAAAGATACCGGCAGAATTGATAAAGATATTGTGTATTACGGAGTAAGGGGGGAATAA
- a CDS encoding 4Fe-4S binding protein, with protein MKKEKKGWKDLPIGLAWKSGSSKEFETGDWRSDKPIWDEKKCTHCLICWIYCPDSAIIIKDGKVQGIDYKYCKGCGICAEECPPKIKAITMVREEK; from the coding sequence ATGAAGAAAGAAAAGAAAGGCTGGAAAGATTTGCCAATAGGGCTTGCCTGGAAATCAGGCTCAAGCAAGGAATTTGAAACAGGTGATTGGCGGAGCGATAAGCCAATCTGGGATGAGAAAAAATGCACGCACTGTCTTATCTGCTGGATATACTGTCCGGATTCAGCAATTATTATTAAAGATGGAAAGGTCCAGGGAATTGATTACAAATATTGCAAGGGTTGCGGAATATGTGCCGAGGAATGTCCACCCAAAATTAAGGCGATTACAATGGTAAGGGAGGAAAAATGA
- a CDS encoding 2-oxoacid:acceptor oxidoreductase family protein: protein MMAMLEIRWHGRGGQGAKTAALLFADAAVETGKYIQAFPEYGPERMGAPVFAFNRLSDEPILQHCGIKNPNIVVVLDPTLMETIDVTEGISAEGIILVNTQKTAKEIREQLKIKSDKIKVYVVDASKIAKEILKRDIPNTPMLGALIKVSKLLEFEPMLESVKKRLEHKFPNRPDVVEGNIKAIVRAYEEVKE, encoded by the coding sequence ATAATGGCAATGCTTGAAATAAGATGGCATGGACGGGGTGGTCAGGGTGCTAAGACTGCTGCCCTGCTCTTTGCTGATGCAGCGGTAGAGACCGGAAAATATATTCAGGCTTTTCCTGAATATGGTCCGGAAAGAATGGGGGCACCGGTATTTGCATTTAACCGTTTGTCAGATGAACCCATTCTTCAACATTGTGGTATTAAAAATCCGAATATCGTCGTGGTTTTGGATCCAACTTTAATGGAAACAATTGATGTTACTGAAGGAATATCGGCAGAAGGAATTATTCTGGTTAATACCCAGAAGACAGCGAAGGAAATAAGGGAGCAATTGAAGATAAAGAGTGATAAGATTAAGGTTTATGTTGTTGATGCAAGTAAGATTGCAAAGGAGATCTTAAAAAGGGATATTCCCAATACACCAATGTTGGGAGCATTAATCAAAGTCTCAAAACTTCTTGAATTTGAACCTATGCTTGAATCAGTAAAGAAGAGGCTTGAACACAAATTTCCGAATCGTCCAGATGTTGTGGAAGGTAATATTAAGGCAATAGTTCGTGCCTATGAGGAGGTAAAAGAATGA
- a CDS encoding outer membrane beta-barrel protein — translation MKKFIVFILLVIIFAQAKGIKRQFSVLELAPKASLYISNDAYFGIGGECVINPIRQVGIRMTFAEVVFGNGTRFYFNSEGWEPSGLSLDGLFYIPMTEIEPYVHGGLGFSIYDPPGQADTHTSFSFRFGMGLNYSLNPKTKIFVEPGIIIYDAGDTETMFRLSFGARFGVL, via the coding sequence ATGAAAAAATTTATTGTCTTTATTCTTCTTGTTATAATTTTCGCCCAGGCAAAGGGTATTAAAAGACAATTTTCTGTTCTTGAACTTGCTCCTAAGGCCAGTCTTTATATTAGCAATGATGCCTATTTTGGAATCGGCGGTGAATGTGTTATTAATCCCATTAGACAGGTCGGCATAAGAATGACTTTTGCCGAGGTCGTTTTTGGCAATGGAACCCGATTTTATTTCAATTCCGAAGGTTGGGAGCCGAGTGGACTTTCTCTTGATGGTTTATTTTATATCCCGATGACCGAAATTGAACCCTATGTCCACGGTGGTTTGGGATTTTCAATTTATGACCCCCCTGGCCAGGCAGATACTCACACATCTTTTTCATTCCGATTTGGCATGGGGCTTAATTACTCATTAAATCCAAAAACAAAGATATTTGTTGAACCAGGCATTATTATCTATGATGCAGGTGATACCGAAACTATGTTCAGACTCTCATTTGGTGCAAGATTCGGGGTTTTATAA
- a CDS encoding sulfide-dependent adenosine diphosphate thiazole synthase, with amino-acid sequence MIDETIISRAIIETYLKDLLNYVESDVIIGGAGPSGLCAGYYLAKNGIKTVLFESALKLGGGMPGGGIMFNKIVVQKQGLEILEEFGIRYKEYEKGYYVADSLEATACLTDKALKQGLKIFNLIKIEDVMIREDKVCGVVINWTSVDMAKLHIDPITFKSKAVIDATGHPCEIVHIVERKSGGRLLTVSGKIEGEKSMWAEVAENMTIKNTREVYPGLYVCGMAANAVFGGPRMGPIFGGMLLSGKKLAELLIKKLK; translated from the coding sequence ATGATTGATGAAACGATTATTTCACGGGCAATCATAGAGACCTATTTAAAAGACCTCTTAAATTATGTTGAATCAGATGTAATAATTGGTGGAGCAGGTCCTTCTGGGTTATGTGCGGGTTATTATCTTGCGAAAAATGGAATAAAGACTGTCCTTTTTGAAAGTGCTTTAAAACTCGGCGGTGGCATGCCCGGTGGTGGGATTATGTTTAATAAAATTGTCGTACAAAAGCAGGGGCTGGAGATTCTTGAAGAATTTGGAATAAGATATAAAGAATACGAAAAAGGTTATTATGTTGCTGATTCACTTGAGGCCACCGCCTGTCTCACTGACAAGGCATTAAAACAGGGTTTAAAAATCTTTAATCTTATTAAAATTGAAGATGTAATGATTAGGGAAGATAAAGTCTGTGGTGTGGTGATTAACTGGACAAGTGTTGATATGGCAAAACTTCATATTGACCCGATTACATTTAAATCAAAAGCGGTGATTGATGCCACAGGGCATCCATGCGAAATTGTGCATATCGTGGAAAGAAAAAGTGGGGGTAGGCTTTTGACGGTTTCGGGCAAAATTGAAGGTGAAAAATCAATGTGGGCTGAAGTTGCTGAAAATATGACGATAAAAAATACACGCGAAGTTTATCCTGGTTTATATGTTTGTGGTATGGCTGCAAATGCTGTATTTGGGGGACCAAGGATGGGTCCGATATTTGGTGGCATGTTATTATCCGGTAAGAAGTTGGCGGAATTATTGATAAAGAAATTGAAGTAG
- a CDS encoding MFS transporter: MSRNCWLFLTGTFFMGMGFSGFMLLFNLYLKAINLGEGKIGNIITASTIGILVMAIPSSFVIKQLSIKKILLFSTPIAIICYFIQVSTNSYQTIIWASLISGVASVFFQVTAAPFFMRNSTSKERPYLFSLNFASSLVAGIIGSILGGILPGIIEHYGLSAHLTYRYTLYIFGGLVMVAFIPYLMINEKIEKISEQTENFFQFKTKTSIIVKLFLPNLITGLGAGLSIPFINLYFKNWLNIQTNHIGIYFSISQFLMITGLLIAPLISEKIGKIKTVFFSQIFSIPFLIIMGITKNITLAVTSFLIRAALMNMAQPLFTNFAMEKVHKDEQPLTNALLVIAWTAGRGLSASIGGLLIEHLESYGPPFFTTSFLYLISSILLFTFFR, from the coding sequence ATATCCCGGAACTGCTGGCTATTTCTCACCGGAACATTCTTTATGGGCATGGGATTTTCGGGATTTATGTTATTATTCAATCTTTATCTTAAGGCGATAAATCTTGGAGAAGGAAAAATTGGCAACATAATCACTGCCAGCACCATTGGCATACTTGTGATGGCAATTCCATCATCATTTGTAATCAAACAATTATCCATTAAAAAAATTCTATTATTTTCAACACCGATTGCCATTATCTGTTATTTTATACAGGTTTCAACAAACAGTTATCAAACAATAATCTGGGCAAGTCTTATTTCCGGAGTTGCTTCGGTCTTTTTTCAGGTCACCGCAGCACCGTTTTTTATGCGCAACTCTACATCAAAAGAGAGACCTTATCTATTCAGCCTTAACTTTGCCTCTTCCCTTGTTGCTGGTATAATCGGTAGTATTCTTGGTGGAATACTGCCGGGGATTATTGAACATTACGGCCTTTCTGCACATCTTACCTATCGCTATACATTATACATATTTGGTGGGCTTGTTATGGTTGCCTTTATTCCCTATTTAATGATTAATGAAAAAATTGAAAAAATATCTGAACAGACTGAAAATTTTTTCCAATTTAAAACGAAAACTTCAATCATTGTGAAACTTTTTTTGCCTAATTTGATCACCGGACTCGGTGCAGGATTAAGTATTCCTTTTATAAATCTCTATTTCAAAAACTGGCTCAATATCCAGACAAATCACATAGGCATATATTTCAGTATTTCCCAATTTTTAATGATCACGGGGCTACTCATCGCACCACTTATTTCAGAAAAAATAGGTAAAATAAAAACCGTCTTCTTTTCTCAAATTTTTTCTATTCCTTTTTTGATAATAATGGGTATTACAAAAAATATTACACTTGCGGTTACTTCTTTTTTGATAAGGGCAGCACTTATGAATATGGCTCAACCGTTATTTACAAATTTTGCCATGGAAAAAGTACATAAAGATGAACAACCTCTTACCAATGCCTTGCTCGTAATCGCCTGGACCGCAGGAAGAGGGCTGAGCGCAAGTATTGGGGGCCTTTTGATCGAACATCTCGAGTCTTATGGCCCACCGTTTTTCACAACGAGCTTTCTTTATTTAATATCAAGTATCCTATTATTTACTTTCTTCCGCTGA
- a CDS encoding DMT family transporter, which translates to MDKQKKAYIFALIVVLFWATVASAFKITLRYLNFIQLVFWSSLTSTIVLFLISLIEGRIKTFVTTFKKNWLNSLLLGFLNPFLYYLVLFKAYSLLPAQQAQPLNQTWAIILAFLSAIILKQKVGLKSIIALFISFSGVLLISTRGELTTLKFCSITGVLLALGSAFIWAFYWIFNVKDPRDPIVKLCTNFVFGTFYILVLVLVTKEKIFPNLYGIIGGIYIGIFEMGIAFYFWLKALSLSKTTAKIGNMVYLVPFLSLIVIRLTVGEKILPSTIFGLILIIAGIFIQQYNFNQRKKVNNRILDIK; encoded by the coding sequence ATGGATAAACAGAAAAAGGCATATATTTTTGCCCTGATTGTAGTTCTATTCTGGGCAACCGTTGCATCTGCATTTAAAATAACACTTAGATATCTAAATTTCATTCAACTTGTATTCTGGTCATCTTTAACTTCAACGATCGTGTTATTTTTAATATCTTTAATTGAAGGACGGATAAAGACATTTGTCACAACATTCAAAAAAAACTGGCTAAATTCTTTACTCCTCGGATTTCTTAATCCATTTCTATATTATCTCGTTCTTTTTAAGGCTTATTCATTATTGCCAGCCCAGCAGGCACAGCCATTAAACCAGACCTGGGCAATAATCCTTGCTTTTCTTTCGGCAATTATCCTTAAACAGAAGGTTGGATTGAAAAGTATCATTGCCCTTTTTATAAGTTTTTCTGGTGTACTTTTAATATCTACCCGTGGCGAATTGACTACTTTGAAATTTTGTAGCATTACGGGTGTTTTGCTTGCATTAGGCAGTGCCTTTATCTGGGCATTTTACTGGATATTTAATGTAAAAGATCCACGAGACCCTATTGTAAAACTCTGCACAAATTTTGTTTTTGGTACATTTTATATCTTGGTTTTAGTGTTGGTGACAAAAGAAAAAATTTTTCCAAATTTATATGGTATTATTGGTGGAATCTATATCGGTATTTTTGAAATGGGCATAGCTTTCTACTTCTGGTTAAAAGCATTGAGTCTTTCAAAAACCACCGCCAAGATCGGTAATATGGTTTATCTCGTTCCATTCCTTTCGCTCATTGTAATTAGATTGACTGTGGGAGAAAAGATTTTGCCTTCAACAATCTTTGGACTGATTCTTATTATCGCGGGAATATTTATCCAGCAGTATAATTTTAATCAGCGGAAGAAAGTAAATAATAGGATACTTGATATTAAATAA
- a CDS encoding MFS transporter, with amino-acid sequence MNIINLLNFCYSSAWITASVFIPLIAKEYTDSLFFISLILVLYNGMLFFSSFLFGRLGDMYGRKKIIMWGFLISSIILFGHTQIKNLQGIFILRGLAGLSIGMIPGSVVALAWGNSLGWFSGFGSLGYTLGNFLPGILKNNFMIFTTASLFCIVGFIFSLFINEKEKKISVPLFPYQIIKKNLGVYLPFFIRHSAAQAIWAIFPIYLKELGANKFHIGILYAINPFAQFIFMILMEKENCERLILMGIIFSFLTFLGYGFAPNWQIIIFLQVLLGFSWATLYLGSIKYLLKNNLEQATASGFLNSVVGLSGIVGPLLGGVIAIFGIRVLLFSSAILSLLAFFIKRRMLENSKPASV; translated from the coding sequence CTGAATATTATAAACCTTCTTAATTTTTGCTACTCTTCTGCATGGATAACCGCCTCGGTATTTATACCTTTAATAGCCAAGGAATATACTGATAGTCTTTTTTTTATCTCGCTCATACTTGTGTTATACAATGGAATGCTCTTTTTCTCTTCATTTTTATTCGGCAGGCTGGGCGATATGTACGGCAGAAAAAAGATCATTATGTGGGGATTTTTGATTTCTTCAATAATATTATTCGGTCATACTCAAATAAAAAATCTACAGGGCATTTTTATACTCCGCGGGTTAGCAGGCTTAAGCATTGGAATGATTCCAGGTTCGGTTGTTGCGCTTGCCTGGGGAAACTCCTTAGGTTGGTTTTCAGGTTTTGGTTCTCTCGGTTATACATTGGGTAATTTTCTGCCAGGTATTCTAAAAAACAATTTTATGATTTTCACAACCGCCTCATTATTCTGTATAGTCGGATTTATTTTCAGCCTTTTTATAAATGAAAAAGAAAAGAAAATTTCGGTGCCGTTATTCCCCTATCAGATAATCAAAAAAAATCTTGGTGTTTATCTGCCATTTTTTATAAGGCATAGTGCTGCACAGGCAATATGGGCAATATTTCCCATATACCTTAAAGAACTTGGTGCTAATAAATTTCACATAGGCATATTATATGCAATAAATCCATTTGCCCAGTTTATATTTATGATTCTTATGGAGAAGGAAAATTGTGAGAGATTGATTCTCATGGGAATTATCTTCTCTTTCCTCACATTTTTGGGCTATGGATTTGCTCCAAATTGGCAGATAATTATATTTTTACAGGTTTTACTCGGATTTTCCTGGGCAACATTATATCTTGGTTCAATAAAGTATTTACTAAAAAACAACCTTGAACAAGCAACCGCATCAGGGTTTTTGAACTCAGTCGTTGGTCTATCGGGTATTGTGGGACCATTGCTTGGGGGTGTGATAGCCATTTTTGGTATCAGGGTTTTATTGTTTAGTTCAGCGATTTTATCTCTGCTTGCGTTTTTCATAAAAAGAAGGATGTTGGAGAATTCGAAGCCTGCGTCTGTTTGA
- the pyrE gene encoding orotate phosphoribosyltransferase translates to MQAEDILKKYRVLMEGHFVLNSGLHSKYYFEKFRVLENPEATSILCAMIAEKFRDKDIKWVIGPTTGGIIIAFETARQLKCNAGFAEEREGKRVVARGFNITGKNVLIVDDVLTTGKSLNETIEAVKEKNAKIIGIVVLIDRSSSKMPFEYQSLYKKEVQNFKPEECPLCKDNIPITKPGGV, encoded by the coding sequence ATGCAGGCTGAAGATATTTTGAAAAAATACAGGGTATTGATGGAAGGGCACTTTGTATTAAATTCAGGACTGCATAGCAAATACTACTTTGAAAAATTCAGAGTCCTGGAAAATCCAGAAGCAACAAGCATACTCTGTGCAATGATTGCGGAAAAATTTAGAGATAAAGATATTAAATGGGTTATTGGTCCTACAACTGGTGGCATAATCATTGCATTTGAAACTGCCCGACAATTAAAATGTAATGCAGGTTTCGCTGAAGAACGAGAAGGGAAAAGGGTCGTCGCAAGAGGCTTTAATATCACGGGAAAGAATGTTTTAATTGTTGATGATGTGCTGACCACGGGTAAATCGCTGAATGAGACGATTGAAGCAGTTAAAGAAAAGAATGCAAAGATAATCGGTATTGTTGTATTAATTGACCGCAGTTCATCAAAAATGCCATTTGAATATCAATCACTTTATAAAAAAGAAGTTCAGAATTTTAAACCTGAAGAATGTCCGTTATGTAAAGATAATATTCCAATAACAAAACCTGGAGGTGTTTAG
- the pyrF gene encoding orotidine-5'-phosphate decarboxylase: protein MSEKLIVALDSNDINKIKMLVDKLQGVVKYFKIGAIPFTCFGPEVVRFLKERGLKVMLDLKYHDIPNTVARACEGAMELGVDMLTMHTSGGFMMMEEAVKAVSIVSDVKKIPKPKLLGITVLTSIDEAYFKDLFGDVKRTIEEQVVFLARLAQSAGLDGVVASPQEIESIRNNCGKDFLIVTPGIRTEGEMVDDQARTMTPARAIRAGADFIVVGRPIVAAKDPLNAAKNIIKEIENAG, encoded by the coding sequence ATGTCTGAAAAACTGATTGTTGCGCTTGATTCAAACGATATCAATAAGATAAAAATGCTGGTAGATAAATTGCAAGGTGTAGTAAAATATTTCAAGATAGGTGCAATTCCCTTCACCTGTTTTGGTCCAGAGGTTGTCAGATTTTTAAAAGAACGCGGACTTAAGGTAATGCTGGATTTGAAATATCATGATATTCCCAATACTGTTGCCCGAGCCTGCGAAGGTGCAATGGAACTTGGTGTTGATATGCTCACAATGCATACCAGCGGCGGATTTATGATGATGGAAGAGGCAGTAAAAGCAGTATCAATTGTATCTGATGTCAAAAAGATTCCTAAACCCAAACTTTTAGGTATCACGGTTCTCACGAGTATAGATGAGGCATATTTTAAAGATTTATTTGGTGATGTAAAAAGAACAATTGAAGAACAGGTCGTATTCCTCGCCCGTCTTGCCCAGAGTGCCGGTTTGGATGGTGTTGTTGCTTCTCCGCAGGAAATAGAAAGTATTAGAAATAATTGTGGAAAAGATTTTTTGATTGTCACACCGGGGATAAGAACCGAAGGTGAAATGGTTGATGACCAGGCAAGGACGATGACTCCTGCCCGGGCGATAAGGGCAGGGGCTGATTTTATTGTGGTGGGCAGGCCGATTGTTGCAGCAAAAGACCCTTTAAATGCAGCAAAAAATATAATTAAGGAGATTGAAAATGCAGGCTGA
- a CDS encoding dihydroorotate dehydrogenase codes for MIELFDLKFKNPVFLASGVFGFGLKYKLVTRAVGGIFTKGITLLPRMGNPPPRIYETCAGVINSVGLENPGVKEFKKHILPKIRKINNRIFVNVAGFSVEEYAQIIEEIGDTVTGFELNVSCPNVKEGGALFGQNPKMVAKIVKIVRKKTKLPLIVKLTANFCDPMIVAKASLESGADGISLINTIYGMAFDIHTKKPIIRGGLSGPAIKPFALYCVHRLKDLKVPIIGMGGIMSGSDAYEFILAGASAVAIGTAVLRDPYAPLRIIKELNFLLERGKNV; via the coding sequence ATGATTGAATTGTTTGATTTAAAATTCAAGAACCCTGTTTTTCTTGCATCGGGGGTATTCGGTTTCGGATTGAAATATAAATTGGTGACCAGGGCAGTTGGTGGGATATTCACAAAAGGTATTACCCTACTCCCCCGAATGGGAAATCCCCCACCAAGAATTTATGAAACATGCGCCGGTGTAATCAATTCTGTAGGGCTTGAGAATCCAGGAGTTAAAGAATTCAAAAAACATATTTTACCAAAGATAAGAAAAATAAATAACCGCATTTTTGTAAATGTGGCAGGATTTAGTGTGGAAGAGTATGCACAAATTATAGAGGAAATTGGTGATACTGTAACCGGCTTTGAACTTAATGTATCCTGTCCGAATGTAAAAGAAGGCGGTGCATTATTTGGACAGAATCCGAAAATGGTTGCAAAAATTGTAAAGATTGTGCGCAAGAAGACAAAACTTCCTTTGATTGTGAAATTGACGGCAAATTTCTGCGACCCGATGATTGTAGCAAAAGCAAGTCTTGAGTCAGGTGCTGATGGCATTTCATTGATCAATACAATTTATGGAATGGCATTTGATATACATACTAAAAAGCCAATAATCCGGGGTGGATTATCTGGTCCAGCGATAAAACCATTCGCACTTTATTGTGTTCATAGATTAAAGGATTTGAAGGTACCCATAATTGGTATGGGTGGGATTATGAGTGGAAGCGATGCATATGAATTTATCCTTGCCGGTGCTTCTGCAGTAGCAATAGGAACTGCGGTTCTGCGCGACCCCTATGCACCGCTAAGGATTATCAAAGAACTTAATTTCCTATTAGAAAGGGGGAAAAATGTCTGA